The Medicago truncatula cultivar Jemalong A17 chromosome 4, MtrunA17r5.0-ANR, whole genome shotgun sequence genome includes a region encoding these proteins:
- the LOC11418613 gene encoding probable polygalacturonase: protein MMVETSTLGRFHHQRLDFKRCVPAFITSHKTLFMVLWIAAFLSVFIWQRNMVVGGFMVFGRVPVRPIPNMRPVVFNLTDFGGVGDGVTLNTEAFERAVSAISKFGKKGGAQLNVPPGRWLTAPFNLTSHITLFLAQDAVILAIDDEKYWPLMPPLPSYGYGRERPGPRYGSLIHGQNLKDVVITGHNGTINGQGQAWWKKFRQKRLNYTRGPLLQIMWSSDIVITDITLRDSPFWTLHPYDCKNLTIKGVTILAPVFEAPNTDGIDPDSCEDMLIEDCYISVGDDAIAIKSGWDQYGIAYGRPSMNIMIRNLVVRSMVSAGISIGSEMSGGISNVTVENLLVWDSRRGVRIKTAPGRGGYVRQITYRNITFENVRVGIVMKTDYNEHPDDGYDPTALPVIRDISFTNVYGHGVRVPVRIHGSEEIPVRNVTFRDMSVGLTYKKKHIFQCAFVHGRVIGTIFPSPCENLDRYNEQGQLVKHSMSQNVTDIDYDF, encoded by the exons ATGATGGTGGAAACCTCAACATTAGGTCGGTTCCATCACCAAAGACTCGACTTTAAACGCTGCGTTCCAGCATTCATAACCTCACACAAGACCCTCTTCATGGTCTTATGGATCGCAGCATTTTTATCGGTTTTTATATGGCAGAGAAATATGGTTGTTGGTGGGTTTATGGTTTTCGGTCGGGTTCCGGTCCGGCCGATTCCAAATATGAGACCGGTGGTTTTTAATTTGACGGATTTTGGAGGTGTTGGTGATGGGGTTACTCTTAATACTGAAGCATTTGAGAGAGCTGTTTCTGCTATATCTAAATTCGGGAAGAAAGGTGGGGCCCAGTTGAATGTTCCTCCTGGTCGTTGGCTTACTGCACCTTTTAATCTTACCAGTCATATCACTCTCTTTCTAGCTCAAGATGCTGTTATTCTCGCCATTGAT GATGAGAAGTATTGGCCACTAATGCCTCCATTGCCTTCGTATGGGTATGGAAGGGAGCGTCCTGGGCCTCGATATGGCAGTTTGATTCATGGTCAGAATCTTAAAGATGTTGTGATAACAG GGCATAATGGCACCATAAATGGACAAGGACAGGCATGGTGGAAAAAATTTCGCCAGAAGCGTCTCAACTATACAAGGGGGCCACTTCTTCAGATCATGTGGTCTAGTGACATTGTAATCACTGATATTACTCTACGTGACTCTCCTTTTTGGACGCTCCATCCATATGACTGTAAAAACCTTACAATAAAAGGTGTTACAATTTTGGCTCCTGTATTTGAAGCTCCAAACACTGACGGCATAGATCCTG ACTCTTGCGAGGATATGTTGATAGAGGATTGTTACATAAGTGTGGGAGATGATGCAATAGCAATAAAGAGTGGTTGGGATCAGTATGGAATTGCTTATGGAAGGCCTTCCATGAATATAATGATCCGAAACCTCGTTGTTCGCTCTATGGTCAG TGCCGGTATCTCAATAGGCAGTGAGATGTCTGGTGGGATATCCAATGTCACGGTGGAGAATCTTCTTGTGTGGGATTCTAGGCGGGGTGTGAGGATAAAAACTGCACCTGGACGAGGCGGGTATGTGCGGCAAATAACTTATCGGAATATAACGTTTGAGAATGTCCGTGTTGGAATTGTGATGAAGACAGATTACAATGAACACCCTGATGATGGCTATGACCCTACGGCACTTCCAGTTATAAGAGACATTAGCTTCACCAATGTCTATGGCCATGGAGTTCGTGTGCCGGTACGTATTCACGGTAGTGAAGAGATTCCTGTGAGAAATGTAACTTTTCGTGACATGTCAGTTGGGTTAACCTACAAGAAGAAGCACATCTTTCAGTGTGCATTTGTACATGGCCGTGTAATAGGGACCATTTTCCCATCTCCATGCGAGAACCTTGATCGGTACAATGAGCAAGGACAACTGGTTAAACATTCCATGTCCCAGAATGTAACAGATATAGATTATGATTTTTGA
- the LOC11425427 gene encoding pollen receptor-like kinase 3 gives MAAVRFILIFFLLISLPFHSSSISEAEALLKLKQSFTNTQSLASWLPNQNPCSSRWVGVICFDNVISSLHLTDLGLSGKIDIDSLLQIPTLRTISFVNNSFSGAIPEFNKLGALKALYLSLNQFSGPIPPDFFSHLGSLKKVWLNNNKFSGNIPDSLTNLRFLGELHLDNNEFSGPIPEFKQDIKSLDMSNNKLQGAIPGPLSKYEAKSFAGNEELCGKPLDKACDPSSDLTSPPSDGSGQDSGGGGGGTGWALKFIGILLVAALFVVFVTFIKSKRRKDDDFSVMSRENNEDIIPVHVPISKHSSSKHSRASESSGKKDSRRGSSKSGGMGDLVMVNDEKGVFGLPDLMKAAAEVLGNGGLGSAYKAAMTNGLSVVVKRMREMNKVSRDIFDAEMRRFGRLRNRNILAPLAYHYRREEKLFVTEYMPKGSLLYVLHGDRGTSHAELNWPTRLKIVKGIARGLTFLYTEFESEDLPHGNLKSSNILLADNYEPLLSDFAFHPLINSSHATQTMFAYKTPDYVLYQHVSQKTDVYCLGIIILEIITGKFPSQYHSNGKGGTDVVQWVFTAISERREAELIDPELTANNQDSINHMLQLLQIGAACTESNPEQRLNMKEAIRRIEELQV, from the exons ATGGCCGCTGTTCGTtttattctcattttctttcttctcatcTCTCTCCCTTTTCATTCCTCTTCCATTTCTGAAGCTGAAGCTCTTCTCAAACTCAAACAATCCTTCACAAACACGCAATCTCTTGCATCATGGCTTCCTAATCAAAATCCATGTTCTTCAAGATGGGTTGGTGTCATTTGTTTCGACAATGTCATCTCAAGTCTTCATCTTACCGATTTAGGCCTCTCTGGAAAAATTGACATTGATTCTCTTTTACAAATTCCAACGTTAAGAACCATTAGTTTTGTTAACAACTCTTTCTCTGGTGCAATTCCTGAATTCAACAAACTTGGTGCTCTTAAAGCtctttatttatcattaaaccaattctcaggACCTATTCctccagattttttttctcatttaggTTCTCTCAAGAAAGTATGGctcaacaataataaattctCAGGAAATATACCAGACTCATTAACAAATCTTCGTTTCCTCGGTGAGTTACATCTCGATAACAATGAGTTCTCTGGTCCTATTCCAGAATTCAAACAAGATATTAAATCTTTAGACATGTCTAACAACAAGTTACAAGGTGCAATACCTGGTCCCTTGTCCAAGTATGAGGCAAAATCTTTTGCAGGAAATGAAGAGCTTTGTGGGAAGCCACTTGACAAAGCATGCGATCCTTCTTCGGATTTAACGTCACCACCTAGCGATGGATCCGGACAAgatagtggtggtggtggtggtggtactGGTTGGGCTTTAAAGTTTATTGGAATTCTTTTGGTTGCTGCcttatttgttgtgtttgtcACGTTTATTAAATCGAAACGTAGAAAGGACGATGATTTCAGTGTTATGAGTAGAGAAAACAATGAAGATATCATTCCAGTTCATGTTCCTATCTCAAAACATAGCTCATCAAAACATAGCAGAGCATCAGAAAGTAGTGGAAAGAAGGATTCTAGGAGAGGTTCTTCGAAGAGTGGTGGAATGGGTGATCTTGTAATGGTGAATGATGAAAAAGGTGTGTTTGGTCTACCTGATTTGATGAAAGCTGCTGCTGAGGTTTTGGGAAATGGTGGATTAGGTTCTGCTTATAAAGCAGCCATGACTAATGGTTTATCTGTGGTTGTGAAGAGGATGAGGGAGATGAATAAAGTAAGCAGAGATATATTTGATGCCGAGATGAGACGGTTTGGGAGGCTTAGAAACCGTAATATTTTGGCTCCTTTGGCTTACCATTACCGCAGGGAGGAGAAGTTATTTGTTACTGAATACATGCCTAAAGGAAGCTTGTTATATGTCTTGCATG GTGATAGAGGAACAAGTCATGCTGAACTAAATTGGCCAACACGTTTAAAGATAGTGAAAGGAATTGCACGTGGATTGACATTTCTTTATACTGAATTTGAATCCGAAGACCTGCCACATGGAAACCTCAAATCAAGCAATATACTTCTAGCCGATAATTATGAGCCACTCTTAAGTGACTTTGCATTTCATCCATTAATCAACTCAAGTCATGCAACACAAACAATGTTTGCATACAAAACTCCTGATTACGTTCTTTACCAACATGTTTCACAGAAAACCGATGTTTATTGTCTCGGAATCATCATTCTTGAAATCATTACAGGAAAATTCCCTTCTCAATATCACAGTAATGGTAAAGGTGGTACTGATGTTGTTCAATGGGTGTTCACAGCAATTTCTGAGAGAAGAGAAGCTGAATTGATTGATCCAGAGTTAACAGCAAACAATCAAGATTCAATTAATCATATGTTGCAACTTCTTCAAATTGGGGCTGCTTGCACAGAAAGTAACCCTGAACAACGACTTAACATGAAGGAAGCAATTAGGAGGATAGAGGAATTACAAGTTTAA
- the LOC11421918 gene encoding ubiquinone biosynthesis protein COQ9-B, mitochondrial codes for MYRTAAKRLLCSARQFNGNAALRFRRHNALITYSRFSTTEINQPFSNPHSIHDAIPISTTEIENPTLYDSTSSSTSSSSTTDEDSHRFESPKSKTKYEDEHARLLSASLVHVMKLGWTETALMAGAKDVGLSPSIVGSLSRKEAALVEFYMDDCLQRLIDKIDTDGSLKNLTPSDCISKLIRFRLEMQAPYISTWPQALSIQAQPVNVPTSFKQRAMLVDEIWHAAGDNASDLDWYAKRTVLGGIYSTTEIYMLTDGSADFRDTWAFLDARVKDAFDLKKTIQEAQYLAEAVSTGLGNTFEEFVGKVFRR; via the exons ATGTACCGAACGGCGGCGAAGCGGTTGCTGTGCAGCGCAAGGCAGTTCAACGGAAACGCTGCACTCCGGTTCCGGCGTCATAATGCATTGATAACTTATTCTCGCTTTTCCACAACAGAGATTAATCAACCTTTTTCTAATCCACACTCTATCCATGATGCAATTCCTATTTCAACCACCGAAATCGAAAACCCTACTCTCTATGATTccacttcttcttcaacttcGTCATCATCGACAACCGATGAAGATTCACATCGCTTCGAGTCTCCGAAATCTAAAACCAAGTACGAGGATGAACATGCTCGATTGCTTTCCGCATCACTCGTTCACGTC ATGAAGCTGGGATGGACAGAAACAGCGTTAATGGCAGGAGCGAAGGATGTTGGTCTTTCCCCTTCTATCGTCGGATCTTTGTCTAGGAAGGAAGCAGCATTGGTTGAG ttttacatGGATGACTGCTTACAAAGACTCATAGATAAAATTGACACGGACGGAAGCTTGAAAAATTTGACACCAAGTGACTGCATCTCTAAGCTTATCAGATTTCGTCTAGAAATGCAAGCTCCTTATATATCCACATGGCCTCAAGCTCTTAGCATCCAG GCACAGCCGGTTAATGTTCCCACGAGTTTTAAGCAGAGGGCAATGCTTGTGGATGAGATCTGGCATGCTGCTGGCGATAATGCCTCTGACTTGGATTGGTATGCCAAGCGCACTGTCCTTGGAGGAATATACTCAACAACAGAGATTTATATGCTGACAGATGGTTCTGCTG ATTTTCGGGACACATGGGCGTTTTTGGATGCACGAGTGAAAGATGCATTTGATCTAAAGAAAACCATTCAAGAG GCACAATATTTAGCAGAAGCTGTGAGCACCGGGCTGGGGAACACCTTTGAAGAGTTTGTTGGGAAAGTTTTTCGGAGATGA
- the LOC11441722 gene encoding uncharacterized protein, translating into MSLSASEIAQKLNLQPHPEGGFYIETFRDHSVQLSTSHLPSEYKVDRPVSTCIYFLLPSGTMSRLHRIPSSETWHHYIGEPITVVELNEKDSSVKFTCLGSDLTKDQTPQYTVPPNVWFGSFPTSDFAVSANGGSFVKGSERDGETHYSLVGCTCAPGFQFQDFELAKRSYLISRFPQLESLVTTLTFPE; encoded by the exons ATGTCTTTGTCGGCATCGGAGATCGCTCAAAAGCTGAATCTACAACCTCATCCAGAAGGTGGATTTTACATCGAAACATTCCGTGACCACTCTGTTCAACTTTCCACTTCTCACCTTCCATCTGAAT ACAAAGTTGACCGACCAGTGTCGACCTGCATATATTTTCTGCTTCCATCTGGTACCATGTCTCGCCTACATCGTATTCCTTCTTCTGAAACATGGCATCATTACATTGGAGAACCTATTACT GTGGTGGAACTAAATGAGAAAGATTCAAGTGTTAAATTTACATGTCTTGGATCTGATCTAACTAAGGATCAGACACCACAATACACGGTGCCTCCGAATGTCTGGTTTGGTTCTTTTCCGACCAGTGATTTTGCTGTCTCTGCAAATGGGGGGTCATTTGTGAAGGGTTCAGAAAGAGATGGTGAGACTCATTACTCTCTTGTAGGTTGCACTTGTGCACCTGGTTTTCAGTTCCAGGATTTTGAACTTGCTAAACGTTCTTACCTCATTTCACGTTTTCCTCAATTGGAGTCTCTTGTCACTACTCTCACATTTCCTGAATAA